A single Branchiostoma floridae strain S238N-H82 chromosome 11, Bfl_VNyyK, whole genome shotgun sequence DNA region contains:
- the LOC118426343 gene encoding uncharacterized protein LOC118426343 isoform X6, protein MKRTAVVAVLLCALFGQQSSSTTPSPTPATNTTSPSVTESTTNNNNATPSVTESTTNSNNATPSVTESTTNSNNATPSVTESTTNNNNATPSVSGSSTTNNNPTPSVSGSTTTNNNPTPSVSGSTTTNNNPTPSVSGSTTTNNNPTPSVSGSTTTNNIPTPPPNSGSDSAANVVVQKTGPSGTVTSPNYPNLYPNSQDYQYLITVTSSKVIRLTFSAFNVENNWDFVYVYDGNATDSVFQLVRHTGDDVPPPVTSTKSTMLVRFTSDYSVGRSGFQATYTAISKVYANCTVGQYRCGDGVTCIESWKRCNGETDCSDASDEGSCNCEGIPPYFTLCRVLSYPNAGLPNPFNHGTIQDVQNAPQISDLTALINTQCHPEINQLVCALLLPNCNQTLGRHKLPCRSWCEEVRKSCSGQSTLQYLPSCGIFPNSSCYNIPPSRKGEDECYRGNGVNYRGDDNTSPSGKNCERWDLDTHKALLDRYEWANLDENFCRNPDGWERPWCYVEGGFEECDIVPCDVVGCTDPGKPTFGQRSPLLKFYKDGDRITFTCDRGYKFKVDSPPNRAQCIVNGTTAKWSSSLPYCEVDQKWKLTKDVFSTEVYNKAFAPSKGKNIKVHAYIENTISLDEKNEQIINAVKMALEWKDERLEWQANEYGGLSFIYVSDKTIWTPGLTLKRNFDTDYTGGFPSTDVRVSSSGEAHATLEFLASTTCDLDPFLFPQDNMTCPVCLKGGPETVIACAENVTDSNETEFLTCSKTSASITTGEWGGRVTLSATGNTACLTITIQRDPSYHYATTISPCIILVVLMIITFIMPIDKGDRIGFGVTVLLSMVVSLVVVTGFLPVKGTLPFIAMLIIVAMGMMGGFMLVTLCIIIIHDRKGTLPPWARKFFLRHVARMLFMGDLTRKLPPTEENGGPPNDEVLCNWSAANKVQPDGSNGNDVVTRPPSRVQQVEVKSNMPGMQGTLDELKTSVRQLSASIEALANSSGGGEDEVTEYNLLAYVLDRICLFLYIAGIIVAIPCTLYLGK, encoded by the exons ATGAAGCGGACAGCTGTGGTTGCCGTCCTTCTTTGTGCTCTTTTCGGTCAACAGTCAAGTTCGACAACACCCAGCCCTACCCCAGCAACCAACACCACATCGCCGAGCGTTACCGAGTCCACGACGAACAACAACAACGCCACCCCGAGTGTTACCGAGTCCACCACGAACAGCAACAACGCCACTCCGAGTGTTACCGAGTCTACCACGAACAGCAACAACGCCACTCCGAGTGTTACCGAGTCCACCACGAACAACAACAACGCCACTCCGAGTGTTTCCGGGTCATCCACGACTAACAACAACCCCACTCCGAGTGTTTCCGGGTCAACCACGACCAACAACAACCCCACTCCGAGTGTTTCCGGGTCAACCACGACCAACAACAACCCCACTCCGAGTGTTTCCGGGTCAACCACGACCAACAACAACCCCACTCCGAGTGTTTCCGGGTCTACCACAACCAACAACATCCCGACCCCGCCTCCAAATTCCGGATCagattcag caGCAAACGTAGTTGTGCAAAAGACTGGGCCCAGCGGAACAGTAACCAGTCCGAACTACCCCAACTTATACCCGAACAGCCAGGACTACCAGTACCTGATAACCGTCACTTCATCGAAAGTCATCCGCCTCACCTTCTCGGCGTTTAATGTGGAGAACAATTGGGATTTCGTCTATGTGTACGATGGAAACGCAACCGACAGTGTGTTTCAATTAG TTCGACACACTGGTGATGACGTCCCACCCCCCGTGACGTCTACCAAGAGCACCATGCTGGTCCGGTTCACCTCCGACTACAGCGTGGGCAGATCTGGGTTCCAGGCCACCTACACGGCTATATCTAAAG TGTATGCTAACTGCACAGTTGGCCAGTACCGTTGCGGAGACGGTGTGACGTGTATTGAGTCTTGGAAGCGGTGTAACGGAGAAACTGACTGTAGTGATGCGAGTGACGAGGGATCGTGTA ATTGTGAAGGCATCCCTCCGTATTTCACCCTGTGCAGAGTCCTGTCCTACCCCAACGCTGGTTTGCCCAACCCGTTCAACCACGGCACGATCCAGGACGTTCAGAACGCGCCTCAGATCAGCGATCTCACTGCGCTCATCAACACACAGTGTCACCCTGAGATCAACCAGCTGGTCTGCGCTCTTCTTCTGCCAAACTGCAACCAAACTCTAGG CCGCCACAAGCTCCCGTGCCGGTCTTGGTGTGAAGAGGTGCGGAAGTCCTGCTCGGGTCAGTCCACGCTACAATATCTGCCATCTTGTGGGATTTTTCCAAACTCCAGCTGCTACAACATCCCGCCATCAAGGAAGGGCGAAG ATGAGTGTTACAGGGGGAATGGAGTAAACTACAGAGGAGACGACAACACGTCGCCATCCGGGAAGAACTGTGAGCGGTGGGACTTGGACACTCACAAAGCCTTGCTGGATAGGTACGAATGGGCAAACCTGGATGAAAACTTCTGTCGGAACCCTGACGGATGGGAGAGACCGTGGTGTTACGTCGAGGGGGGTTTCGAGGAATGCGACATCGTTCCTTGCGATG TCGTTGGCTGCACGGATCCAGGCAAACCTACCTTCGGACAGAGGAGCCCTCTGCTGAAGTTCTACAAGGACGGAGATCGGATCACGTTCACCTGCGACAGAGGCTACAAGTTCAAGGTGGATTCTCCACCCAACAGGGCGCAGTGTATCGTCAACGGAACCACTGCAAAATGGTCCTCAAGCCTGCCTTACTGTGAAG TGGACCAAAAGTGGAAGCTGACAAAAGACGTCTTCAGCACTGAGGTGTACAACAAGGCATTCGCTCCATCAAAGGGCAAAAACATCAAAGTGCATGCGTACATCGAAAACACCATCTCACTG GATGAAAAGAATGAGCAGATAATAAATGCTGTGAAGATGGCATTG GAATGGAAGGACGAGCGTTTGGAGTGGCAAGCGAATGAGTATGGTGGTCTGAGCTTCATCTACGTGAGTGACAAGACCATTTGGACGCCTGGATTGACGCTCAAACGGAA CTTTGACACAGACTATACAGGCGGGTTCCCTTCAACTGACGTAAGAGTATCCAGCTCAGGAGAAGCCCACGCGACCTTGGAGTTCCTGGCCTCCACCACCTGTGACTTGGACCCGTTCCTGTTTCCGCAGGACAACATGACATGTCCCGTCTGCTTAAAGGGAGGGCCTGAAACCGTTATAG CATGTGCCGAGAACGTTACAGACTCCAATGAGACAGAATTCCTGACCTGCAGCAAGACCAGCGCGTCCATTACGACCGGGGAGTGGGGCGGGCGCGTCACCCTCTCAGCCACCGGCAACACTGCCTGCCTCACCATCACCATCCAGCGGGATCCCAGCTACCACTACGCCACAACCATCTCCCCCTGCATCATCCTGGTGGTCCTCATGATCATCACCTTCATCATGCCCATCGACAAAGGTGACAGGATCGGGTTCGGCGTCACCGTGCTGTTGTCCATGGTGGTGTCGCTAGTCGTCGTCACGGGCTTCCTGCCTGTCAAGGGGACCCTGCCCTTCATCG CCATGTTGATCATCGTTGCCATGGGGATGATGGGAGGCTTCATGTTGGTGACCctctgcatcatcatcatccacgACCGGAAGGGCACCTTGCCTCCCTGGGCACGCAAGTTCTTCCTGCGACACGTGGCAAG GATGCTTTTCATGGGAGATCTGACGAGGAAACTGCCCCCAACTGAGGAAAACGGCGGTCCCCCAAATGACGAAGTCCTCTGCAACTGGTCAGCAGCTAACAAGGTGCAGCCCGACGGCTCTAACGGAAATGACGTAGTGACCCGTCCGCCCAGTAGAGTCCAGCAGGTTGAAGTTAAATCTAACATGCCAGGGATGCAGGGCACGTTGGACGAGCTGAAGACTAGCGTCAGACAGCTGTCTGCCAGCATCGAAGCTCTAGCCAACTCGAGCGGCGGAGGTGAAGATGAGGTGACAGAATACAACCTGTTAGCGTACGTGCTGGACAGGATCTGTCTGTTTTTGTACATAGCCGGCATCATTGTCGCCATCCCCTGCACTCTATACCTTGGGAAGTAA
- the LOC118426343 gene encoding uncharacterized protein LOC118426343 isoform X5, translating into MKRTAVVAVLLCALFGQQSSSTTPSPTPATNTTSPSVTESTTNNNNATPSVTESTTNSNNATPSVTESTTNSNNATPSVTESTTNNNNATPSVSGSSTTNNNPTPSVSGSTTTNNNPTPSVSGSTTTNNNPTPSVSGSTTTNNNPTPSVSGSTTTNNIPTPPPNSGSDSGSANVVVQKTGPSGTVTSPNYPNLYPNSQDYQYLITVTSSKVIRLTFSAFNVENNWDFVYVYDGNATDSVFQLVRHTGDDVPPPVTSTKSTMLVRFTSDYSVGRSGFQATYTAISKVYANCTVGQYRCGDGVTCIESWKRCNGETDCSDASDEGSCNCEGIPPYFTLCRVLSYPNAGLPNPFNHGTIQDVQNAPQISDLTALINTQCHPEINQLVCALLLPNCNQTLGRHKLPCRSWCEEVRKSCSGQSTLQYLPSCGIFPNSSCYNIPPSRKGEDECYRGNGVNYRGDDNTSPSGKNCERWDLDTHKALLDRYEWANLDENFCRNPDGWERPWCYVEGGFEECDIVPCDVVGCTDPGKPTFGQRSPLLKFYKDGDRITFTCDRGYKFKVDSPPNRAQCIVNGTTAKWSSSLPYCEVDQKWKLTKDVFSTEVYNKAFAPSKGKNIKVHAYIENTISLDEKNEQIINAVKMALEWKDERLEWQANEYGGLSFIYVSDKTIWTPGLTLKRNFDTDYTGGFPSTDVRVSSSGEAHATLEFLASTTCDLDPFLFPQDNMTCPVCLKGGPETVIACAENVTDSNETEFLTCSKTSASITTGEWGGRVTLSATGNTACLTITIQRDPSYHYATTISPCIILVVLMIITFIMPIDKGDRIGFGVTVLLSMVVSLVVVTGFLPVKGTLPFIAMLIIVAMGMMGGFMLVTLCIIIIHDRKGTLPPWARKFFLRHVARMLFMGDLTRKLPPTEENGGPPNDEVLCNWSAANKVQPDGSNGNDVVTRPPSRVQQVEVKSNMPGMQGTLDELKTSVRQLSASIEALANSSGGGEDEVTEYNLLAYVLDRICLFLYIAGIIVAIPCTLYLGK; encoded by the exons ATGAAGCGGACAGCTGTGGTTGCCGTCCTTCTTTGTGCTCTTTTCGGTCAACAGTCAAGTTCGACAACACCCAGCCCTACCCCAGCAACCAACACCACATCGCCGAGCGTTACCGAGTCCACGACGAACAACAACAACGCCACCCCGAGTGTTACCGAGTCCACCACGAACAGCAACAACGCCACTCCGAGTGTTACCGAGTCTACCACGAACAGCAACAACGCCACTCCGAGTGTTACCGAGTCCACCACGAACAACAACAACGCCACTCCGAGTGTTTCCGGGTCATCCACGACTAACAACAACCCCACTCCGAGTGTTTCCGGGTCAACCACGACCAACAACAACCCCACTCCGAGTGTTTCCGGGTCAACCACGACCAACAACAACCCCACTCCGAGTGTTTCCGGGTCAACCACGACCAACAACAACCCCACTCCGAGTGTTTCCGGGTCTACCACAACCAACAACATCCCGACCCCGCCTCCAAATTCCGGATCagattcaggttcag CAAACGTAGTTGTGCAAAAGACTGGGCCCAGCGGAACAGTAACCAGTCCGAACTACCCCAACTTATACCCGAACAGCCAGGACTACCAGTACCTGATAACCGTCACTTCATCGAAAGTCATCCGCCTCACCTTCTCGGCGTTTAATGTGGAGAACAATTGGGATTTCGTCTATGTGTACGATGGAAACGCAACCGACAGTGTGTTTCAATTAG TTCGACACACTGGTGATGACGTCCCACCCCCCGTGACGTCTACCAAGAGCACCATGCTGGTCCGGTTCACCTCCGACTACAGCGTGGGCAGATCTGGGTTCCAGGCCACCTACACGGCTATATCTAAAG TGTATGCTAACTGCACAGTTGGCCAGTACCGTTGCGGAGACGGTGTGACGTGTATTGAGTCTTGGAAGCGGTGTAACGGAGAAACTGACTGTAGTGATGCGAGTGACGAGGGATCGTGTA ATTGTGAAGGCATCCCTCCGTATTTCACCCTGTGCAGAGTCCTGTCCTACCCCAACGCTGGTTTGCCCAACCCGTTCAACCACGGCACGATCCAGGACGTTCAGAACGCGCCTCAGATCAGCGATCTCACTGCGCTCATCAACACACAGTGTCACCCTGAGATCAACCAGCTGGTCTGCGCTCTTCTTCTGCCAAACTGCAACCAAACTCTAGG CCGCCACAAGCTCCCGTGCCGGTCTTGGTGTGAAGAGGTGCGGAAGTCCTGCTCGGGTCAGTCCACGCTACAATATCTGCCATCTTGTGGGATTTTTCCAAACTCCAGCTGCTACAACATCCCGCCATCAAGGAAGGGCGAAG ATGAGTGTTACAGGGGGAATGGAGTAAACTACAGAGGAGACGACAACACGTCGCCATCCGGGAAGAACTGTGAGCGGTGGGACTTGGACACTCACAAAGCCTTGCTGGATAGGTACGAATGGGCAAACCTGGATGAAAACTTCTGTCGGAACCCTGACGGATGGGAGAGACCGTGGTGTTACGTCGAGGGGGGTTTCGAGGAATGCGACATCGTTCCTTGCGATG TCGTTGGCTGCACGGATCCAGGCAAACCTACCTTCGGACAGAGGAGCCCTCTGCTGAAGTTCTACAAGGACGGAGATCGGATCACGTTCACCTGCGACAGAGGCTACAAGTTCAAGGTGGATTCTCCACCCAACAGGGCGCAGTGTATCGTCAACGGAACCACTGCAAAATGGTCCTCAAGCCTGCCTTACTGTGAAG TGGACCAAAAGTGGAAGCTGACAAAAGACGTCTTCAGCACTGAGGTGTACAACAAGGCATTCGCTCCATCAAAGGGCAAAAACATCAAAGTGCATGCGTACATCGAAAACACCATCTCACTG GATGAAAAGAATGAGCAGATAATAAATGCTGTGAAGATGGCATTG GAATGGAAGGACGAGCGTTTGGAGTGGCAAGCGAATGAGTATGGTGGTCTGAGCTTCATCTACGTGAGTGACAAGACCATTTGGACGCCTGGATTGACGCTCAAACGGAA CTTTGACACAGACTATACAGGCGGGTTCCCTTCAACTGACGTAAGAGTATCCAGCTCAGGAGAAGCCCACGCGACCTTGGAGTTCCTGGCCTCCACCACCTGTGACTTGGACCCGTTCCTGTTTCCGCAGGACAACATGACATGTCCCGTCTGCTTAAAGGGAGGGCCTGAAACCGTTATAG CATGTGCCGAGAACGTTACAGACTCCAATGAGACAGAATTCCTGACCTGCAGCAAGACCAGCGCGTCCATTACGACCGGGGAGTGGGGCGGGCGCGTCACCCTCTCAGCCACCGGCAACACTGCCTGCCTCACCATCACCATCCAGCGGGATCCCAGCTACCACTACGCCACAACCATCTCCCCCTGCATCATCCTGGTGGTCCTCATGATCATCACCTTCATCATGCCCATCGACAAAGGTGACAGGATCGGGTTCGGCGTCACCGTGCTGTTGTCCATGGTGGTGTCGCTAGTCGTCGTCACGGGCTTCCTGCCTGTCAAGGGGACCCTGCCCTTCATCG CCATGTTGATCATCGTTGCCATGGGGATGATGGGAGGCTTCATGTTGGTGACCctctgcatcatcatcatccacgACCGGAAGGGCACCTTGCCTCCCTGGGCACGCAAGTTCTTCCTGCGACACGTGGCAAG GATGCTTTTCATGGGAGATCTGACGAGGAAACTGCCCCCAACTGAGGAAAACGGCGGTCCCCCAAATGACGAAGTCCTCTGCAACTGGTCAGCAGCTAACAAGGTGCAGCCCGACGGCTCTAACGGAAATGACGTAGTGACCCGTCCGCCCAGTAGAGTCCAGCAGGTTGAAGTTAAATCTAACATGCCAGGGATGCAGGGCACGTTGGACGAGCTGAAGACTAGCGTCAGACAGCTGTCTGCCAGCATCGAAGCTCTAGCCAACTCGAGCGGCGGAGGTGAAGATGAGGTGACAGAATACAACCTGTTAGCGTACGTGCTGGACAGGATCTGTCTGTTTTTGTACATAGCCGGCATCATTGTCGCCATCCCCTGCACTCTATACCTTGGGAAGTAA
- the LOC118426343 gene encoding uncharacterized protein LOC118426343 isoform X1 — translation MKRTAVVAVLLCALFGQQSSSTTPSPTPATNTTSPSVTESTTNNNNATPSVTESTTNSNNATPSVTESTTNSNNATPSVTESTTNNNNATPSVSGSSTTNNNPTPSVSGSTTTNNNPTPSVSGSTTTNNNPTPSVSGSTTTNNNPTPSVSGSTTTNNIPTPPPNSGSDSGSGSGSGTDSESGSGSGGGGDPANVVVQKTGPSGTVTSPNYPNLYPNSQDYQYLITVTSSKVIRLTFSAFNVENNWDFVYVYDGNATDSVFQLVRHTGDDVPPPVTSTKSTMLVRFTSDYSVGRSGFQATYTAISKVYANCTVGQYRCGDGVTCIESWKRCNGETDCSDASDEGSCNCEGIPPYFTLCRVLSYPNAGLPNPFNHGTIQDVQNAPQISDLTALINTQCHPEINQLVCALLLPNCNQTLGRHKLPCRSWCEEVRKSCSGQSTLQYLPSCGIFPNSSCYNIPPSRKGEDECYRGNGVNYRGDDNTSPSGKNCERWDLDTHKALLDRYEWANLDENFCRNPDGWERPWCYVEGGFEECDIVPCDVVGCTDPGKPTFGQRSPLLKFYKDGDRITFTCDRGYKFKVDSPPNRAQCIVNGTTAKWSSSLPYCEVDQKWKLTKDVFSTEVYNKAFAPSKGKNIKVHAYIENTISLDEKNEQIINAVKMALEWKDERLEWQANEYGGLSFIYVSDKTIWTPGLTLKRNFDTDYTGGFPSTDVRVSSSGEAHATLEFLASTTCDLDPFLFPQDNMTCPVCLKGGPETVIACAENVTDSNETEFLTCSKTSASITTGEWGGRVTLSATGNTACLTITIQRDPSYHYATTISPCIILVVLMIITFIMPIDKGDRIGFGVTVLLSMVVSLVVVTGFLPVKGTLPFIAMLIIVAMGMMGGFMLVTLCIIIIHDRKGTLPPWARKFFLRHVARMLFMGDLTRKLPPTEENGGPPNDEVLCNWSAANKVQPDGSNGNDVVTRPPSRVQQVEVKSNMPGMQGTLDELKTSVRQLSASIEALANSSGGGEDEVTEYNLLAYVLDRICLFLYIAGIIVAIPCTLYLGK, via the exons ATGAAGCGGACAGCTGTGGTTGCCGTCCTTCTTTGTGCTCTTTTCGGTCAACAGTCAAGTTCGACAACACCCAGCCCTACCCCAGCAACCAACACCACATCGCCGAGCGTTACCGAGTCCACGACGAACAACAACAACGCCACCCCGAGTGTTACCGAGTCCACCACGAACAGCAACAACGCCACTCCGAGTGTTACCGAGTCTACCACGAACAGCAACAACGCCACTCCGAGTGTTACCGAGTCCACCACGAACAACAACAACGCCACTCCGAGTGTTTCCGGGTCATCCACGACTAACAACAACCCCACTCCGAGTGTTTCCGGGTCAACCACGACCAACAACAACCCCACTCCGAGTGTTTCCGGGTCAACCACGACCAACAACAACCCCACTCCGAGTGTTTCCGGGTCAACCACGACCAACAACAACCCCACTCCGAGTGTTTCCGGGTCTACCACAACCAACAACATCCCGACCCCGCCTCCAAATTCCGGATCagattcaggttcaggttcgggcTCAGGGACAGATTCGGAGTCGGGTTCGGGTTCTGGTGGTGGTGGTGACC caGCAAACGTAGTTGTGCAAAAGACTGGGCCCAGCGGAACAGTAACCAGTCCGAACTACCCCAACTTATACCCGAACAGCCAGGACTACCAGTACCTGATAACCGTCACTTCATCGAAAGTCATCCGCCTCACCTTCTCGGCGTTTAATGTGGAGAACAATTGGGATTTCGTCTATGTGTACGATGGAAACGCAACCGACAGTGTGTTTCAATTAG TTCGACACACTGGTGATGACGTCCCACCCCCCGTGACGTCTACCAAGAGCACCATGCTGGTCCGGTTCACCTCCGACTACAGCGTGGGCAGATCTGGGTTCCAGGCCACCTACACGGCTATATCTAAAG TGTATGCTAACTGCACAGTTGGCCAGTACCGTTGCGGAGACGGTGTGACGTGTATTGAGTCTTGGAAGCGGTGTAACGGAGAAACTGACTGTAGTGATGCGAGTGACGAGGGATCGTGTA ATTGTGAAGGCATCCCTCCGTATTTCACCCTGTGCAGAGTCCTGTCCTACCCCAACGCTGGTTTGCCCAACCCGTTCAACCACGGCACGATCCAGGACGTTCAGAACGCGCCTCAGATCAGCGATCTCACTGCGCTCATCAACACACAGTGTCACCCTGAGATCAACCAGCTGGTCTGCGCTCTTCTTCTGCCAAACTGCAACCAAACTCTAGG CCGCCACAAGCTCCCGTGCCGGTCTTGGTGTGAAGAGGTGCGGAAGTCCTGCTCGGGTCAGTCCACGCTACAATATCTGCCATCTTGTGGGATTTTTCCAAACTCCAGCTGCTACAACATCCCGCCATCAAGGAAGGGCGAAG ATGAGTGTTACAGGGGGAATGGAGTAAACTACAGAGGAGACGACAACACGTCGCCATCCGGGAAGAACTGTGAGCGGTGGGACTTGGACACTCACAAAGCCTTGCTGGATAGGTACGAATGGGCAAACCTGGATGAAAACTTCTGTCGGAACCCTGACGGATGGGAGAGACCGTGGTGTTACGTCGAGGGGGGTTTCGAGGAATGCGACATCGTTCCTTGCGATG TCGTTGGCTGCACGGATCCAGGCAAACCTACCTTCGGACAGAGGAGCCCTCTGCTGAAGTTCTACAAGGACGGAGATCGGATCACGTTCACCTGCGACAGAGGCTACAAGTTCAAGGTGGATTCTCCACCCAACAGGGCGCAGTGTATCGTCAACGGAACCACTGCAAAATGGTCCTCAAGCCTGCCTTACTGTGAAG TGGACCAAAAGTGGAAGCTGACAAAAGACGTCTTCAGCACTGAGGTGTACAACAAGGCATTCGCTCCATCAAAGGGCAAAAACATCAAAGTGCATGCGTACATCGAAAACACCATCTCACTG GATGAAAAGAATGAGCAGATAATAAATGCTGTGAAGATGGCATTG GAATGGAAGGACGAGCGTTTGGAGTGGCAAGCGAATGAGTATGGTGGTCTGAGCTTCATCTACGTGAGTGACAAGACCATTTGGACGCCTGGATTGACGCTCAAACGGAA CTTTGACACAGACTATACAGGCGGGTTCCCTTCAACTGACGTAAGAGTATCCAGCTCAGGAGAAGCCCACGCGACCTTGGAGTTCCTGGCCTCCACCACCTGTGACTTGGACCCGTTCCTGTTTCCGCAGGACAACATGACATGTCCCGTCTGCTTAAAGGGAGGGCCTGAAACCGTTATAG CATGTGCCGAGAACGTTACAGACTCCAATGAGACAGAATTCCTGACCTGCAGCAAGACCAGCGCGTCCATTACGACCGGGGAGTGGGGCGGGCGCGTCACCCTCTCAGCCACCGGCAACACTGCCTGCCTCACCATCACCATCCAGCGGGATCCCAGCTACCACTACGCCACAACCATCTCCCCCTGCATCATCCTGGTGGTCCTCATGATCATCACCTTCATCATGCCCATCGACAAAGGTGACAGGATCGGGTTCGGCGTCACCGTGCTGTTGTCCATGGTGGTGTCGCTAGTCGTCGTCACGGGCTTCCTGCCTGTCAAGGGGACCCTGCCCTTCATCG CCATGTTGATCATCGTTGCCATGGGGATGATGGGAGGCTTCATGTTGGTGACCctctgcatcatcatcatccacgACCGGAAGGGCACCTTGCCTCCCTGGGCACGCAAGTTCTTCCTGCGACACGTGGCAAG GATGCTTTTCATGGGAGATCTGACGAGGAAACTGCCCCCAACTGAGGAAAACGGCGGTCCCCCAAATGACGAAGTCCTCTGCAACTGGTCAGCAGCTAACAAGGTGCAGCCCGACGGCTCTAACGGAAATGACGTAGTGACCCGTCCGCCCAGTAGAGTCCAGCAGGTTGAAGTTAAATCTAACATGCCAGGGATGCAGGGCACGTTGGACGAGCTGAAGACTAGCGTCAGACAGCTGTCTGCCAGCATCGAAGCTCTAGCCAACTCGAGCGGCGGAGGTGAAGATGAGGTGACAGAATACAACCTGTTAGCGTACGTGCTGGACAGGATCTGTCTGTTTTTGTACATAGCCGGCATCATTGTCGCCATCCCCTGCACTCTATACCTTGGGAAGTAA